One window from the genome of Drosophila albomicans strain 15112-1751.03 chromosome 2L, ASM965048v2, whole genome shotgun sequence encodes:
- the LOC117565918 gene encoding mucin-17 isoform X1 codes for MLHNIDDNAAPTATLTSTSATLTAATATTMAPTETTGNGTEPTISTHLANATATIEPTTAATTAPSATEEETNTAAANVVVAASVAPTVEGQATAAAAATTMTVTANNTNTNTNAATQPQSLSMSTSALSAVAEEQQLPELAKTAIALYASSADDVQMRTQQQQKIKIYHGAKQSAVWRTDSLASNPSPNLSQPNSVTSCNETKTVVPISSSRSSGGYSTAPSLLQRKFSDSSFAATATAMPRRVSFPESDKELVTGYLEPANPWEQAYQVSSIAEIFELYEQSCAKHHTKPMKNILDHLKSLDLSLTRQPVLSLKGINLSPNDCEPLEEIFKRIQYKVIDLSECLLDESCLSALCQMIEYYEAANELDISYNRDPMTVRGWNLCTYMVGRSQELQLLNAEGNQISKVGAENLGHALSTSNLHTLKLEHCGLKGPPLTSFCYQLYHNKILKELWLGYNDLDCTDAEHIAGMLRFNYIIELIDISNNNIRDDGVKYLVQALIMQATDLERRSALPLQRARAIEDDEPISPVEIVAPVSEQSVETSSAKQEETEAVQQVKEVDQQQQQQTTAAISTAAAEEPSVCDPPVAVLVELENDAEDDNTEDTVRTLRSGNQSATGQSMLDKLLSMNSDSSSEEAPSNISTDTLAACCSEDISELSNDNYDASSKSLANSATAATTSIDESLATPATLEAAALDSSLEQLSPAQQQQLQQQQQSSQNERNLCDITPSTEAKTVEPNETCVQNNNNANSPHNNTNNNNTNNNSNSNSNLPNLPNNNNNQASAAAGAAAAVVLAVVPVPVAVDVSSSGSGVGPGAGTIYEVTAEESDCINGGAASGSRPLDMNKNAAKANGDDFEDTHSTDSAFESASEGDISRHLPDEFSRLSVSLESTRLDDMAKEMAIETATIASESTECLLVAAEEAVASTPMSVETATTTLTTTTPKVTIAAECLTGVKEKEASASPCPSPTPTPPPPSTSPGGVSSGLRRTESSCAYLNQSTRNRSQSSDSLCSENSLDGSTSAADPQLAEKLTKNDTLSRRQLTDATAESTIRAPSGLKALALWSNNLTKNCGPSIAELLSRSSSLELLNIGKNCLSNDFVATIKESLTKNTTLTTLGLQSAHLSAKGIETLASILTFGGNSKLQRIDIRDNKLEVESLNIIAEVLKSNKTITQIDINDEPKRLTLPIVPIVNVIPPTPLPQESIGSDAHLDYTRVLGTVRSMCSRNEKMQAEELELAEMAANVGGNGSSSNSNNNQSNNLNKIGSNNSAISNRCRSGYYLGSRKISLTCHSRPLVDAATGTVIASPAAATAAVTTAMPTPAAKLEVKRRANSTSSRLRSPGPSPPTISPSSSPNRSRFHVSRVAELSSPATSPLAQLPPQHPPQPQPQPPPTTTPRSASSCMSIPAVGSQSSLNAIAALPLPTSSSLPSMASVTSSTQTIKRLSVSPRSRFHVSRIYEDPQTPPIHLPPTPMLKSARKAAAAQLAEITSTLATATATPVTVTATTTAALPISSVIIVEPEPASTNIQEKEDQQQQQQPQETEQKLSPQCSVNSPSTSSSSCSSSPISSSTTNSSSSCCSNSSDVTDSSEAAAAAVTVPPGKSCPIAVFGDNDITLTKDSAESVALSAAASSQDVTTTTTTAAAPAQPAQRARKSSWIANPTTVDKLLTLFNPSSMFQRSSSPESKAVPVSTATGTGAPLTNNAQNTTTTTTVLGASGDVNVTLLPTRKTTPPARSNSYAIGSGGATGAAAASGAAAGENAAGGSSFLDTASRQLRDFGKQVFRQNLSFNNSGDGMMGLMTGSSQLEANNASGTTVMSPVAESATPPECNAMHMPLSLKRELKENISPEHTINEETLHTLQKLSRAAEDVTLKAEAAAELGDIEIVMHSEVSDCLPEADPVQQEDVGQV; via the exons ATGTTACACAACATCGATGACAATGCCGCGCCAACTGCAACattaacatcaacatcagcaacactaacagcagcaacagcaacaacaatggcccCGACTGAAACAACTGGCAATGGAACGGAGCCAACAATTTCAACGCACCTTGCAAATGCGACGGCGACAATAGAaccaacaacggcagcaacaacggcacCAAGTGCAACGGAAGAAGAaacaaacacagcagcagcaaatgttgttgttgctgcctctgtcGCCCCCACTGTTGAGGgtcaagcaacagcagcagcagcagcaacaacaatgacagtGACAGCTAACAACACAAATACTAATACAAATGCAGCTAcgcagccgcagtcgctgtcgatgTCGACGTCAGCGCTGTCAGCTGTGGccgaggagcagcagctgccagaATTAGCTAAAACAGCCATCGCTTTGTATGCGTCGAGCGCTGATGATGTTCAGATGCgtacacagcaacaacagaaaatcaaaatttatcaCGGCGCCAAACAAAGCGCAGTATGGCGAACCGATTCGTTGGCATCCAATCCAAGCCCAAACTTAAGCCAGCCCAACAGTGTGACCAGCTgcaacgaaacaaaaacagttgttcccatcagcagcagcagaagcagcggcGGTTATTCGACTGCACCAAGTCTGCTGCAGCGTAAATTCTCCGACAGCTCgtttgctgcaacagcaacagcgatgCCGCGTCGCGTGTCATTCCCGGAGAGTGATAAGGAGCTTGTCACCGGATATCTCGAGCCGGCAAATCCATGGGAACAAG CCTACCAGGTGTCGAGCATTGCCGAGATCTTTGAACTGTACGAACAATCCTGTGCTAAGCATCACACGAAGCCAATGAAAAACATTCTGGATCATCTTAAGTCGCTCGACTTGAGCCTGACGCGGCAGCCAGTGTTGTCCCTAAAAGGCATCAATCTGTCGCCCAATGATTGTGAACCTCTCGAGGAGATCTTTAAGCGG ATACAATACAAGGTGATTGATTTGTCCGAGTGCCTGTTGGATGAGAGCTGCCTGAGCGCGCTGTGCCAGATGATTGAATATTATGAGGCGGCCAATGAACTGGACATCTCATACAATCGCGATCCGATGACCGTTCGAGGCTGGAACCTCTGCACGTACATGGTGGGACGCAGCcaggagctgcagctgctcaaTGCCGAGGGCAATCAGATCTCCAAAGTGGGCGCCGAGAATCTGGGCCATGCTTTAAGCACCTCCAATCTGCACACACTCAAGCTGGAACACTGCGGCTTAAAGGGGCCGCCTCTAACCAGTTTCT GCTATCAACTGTaccacaacaaaatattgaaagagCTGTGGCTGGGCTACAACGATTTGGATTGCACGGATGCGGAGCATATTGCTGGCATGCTGCGCTTCAACTACATCATTGAGTTGATCGACATTAGCAACAATAATATACGCGACGATGGCGTCAAGTATCTCGTCCAGGCGCTCATCATGCAGGCCACAGATTTGGAGCGACGCAGCGCTTTGCCGCTGCAGCGAGCACGTGCCATTGAGGACGATGAGCCCATCTCGCCGGTGGAGATTGTGGCGCCAGTTAGCGAGCAGAGTGTTGAAACCAGCTCAGCCAAGCAAGAGGAAACGGAGGCCGTTCAGCAAGTGAAAGAAGtcgaccagcagcagcagcagcagacaacggcagcaatttcaacagctgcagcagaagAGCCAAGTGTTTGTGATCCACCTGTGGCCGTGTTGGTGGAGCTGGAGAATGATGCCGAGGATGACAATACAGAGGACACGGTGCGCACGTTGAGAAGCGGCAATCAGAGTGCCACCGGTCAGTCCATGCTCGACAAGTTGCTGTCGATGAACAGCGACAGCTCCAGCGAGGAGGCGCCATCCAATATCTCCACCGACACATTGGCCGCTTGCTGCTCCGAAGACATTAGCGAGTTGAGCAACGATAACTACGATGCAAGCAGCAAATCGCTGGCGAAttcggcaacagcagcaacgacctCCATAGATGAGTCTTTGGCAACGCCGGCGACGCTGGAAGCGGCGGCTTTGGACAGTTCCCTGGAGCAGTTGTCtccagcacaacaacagcaactacaacagcagcaacaaagttcCCAAAATGAACGCAACTTATGTG ATATTACTCCCTCAACAGAGGCTAAAACCGTTGAACCCAATGAAACCTGTGtacagaacaacaacaatgcaaattcCCCCCACaataacaccaacaacaacaacaccaacaacaactccaactCTAATTCCAACCTCCCCAACCTccccaacaacaataacaatcagGCATCGGcggcagcaggagcagcagcagctgttgtatTAGCTGTAGTTCCGGTTCCAGTTGCCGTCGATGTCAGCTCGAGCGGATCGGGAGTGGGACCGGGAGCGGGCACCATTTACGAAGTAACTGCGGAGGAGAGCGACTGCATCAATGGGGGCGCGGCGAGCGGATCGCGGCCCTTGGACATGAACAAGAATGCGGCGAAGGCCAATGGCGATGACTTTGAGGATACGCACAGCACGGATTCGGCATTCGAGAGCGCATCCGAGGGCGACATCAGCCGGCATCTGCCCGACGAGTTCAGCCGTTTGTCGGTGTCGCTGGAGAGCACGCGACTCGACGATATGGCCAAGGAGATGGCCATCGAGACGGCGACGATAGCGAGCGAGTCGACAGAGTGTCTGCTGGTAGCGGCCGAGGAGGCGGTGGCCTCAACGCCCATGTCCGTTGAAACGGCCACGACGACGttaacgacgacgacgccgaaGGTGACAATCGCCGCCGAGTGTTTGACTGGGGTCAAGGAGAAGGAGGCGAGTGCGAGTCCTTGTCCCAGTCCAACGCCAACACCGCCGCCGCCTTCGACATCGCCGGGCGGCGTCAGCAGCGGACTGCGACGCACCGAATCCAGTTGCGCCTACCTCAATCAGTCGACACGCAATCGCTCCCAGAGCTCCGATAGTTTGTGCAGCGAGAATTCGCTGGATGGCAGCACAAGTGCCGCGGATCCCCAGCTCGCCGAGAAGCTGACCAAGAACGACACATTGTCGCGTCGGCAGTTGACTGATGCCACCGCCGAATCGACGATTCGGGCGCCAAGTGGCCTCAAAGCCTTGGCACTGTGGAGCAATAATCTGACCAAGAATTGTGGACCGAGCATTGCGGAGCTTTTGTCGCGCAGCTCATCGCTGGAGCTGCTCAACATTGGCAAGAACTGTTTGTCCAATGACTTTGTGGCCACCATCAAGGAGAGTTTGACCAAGAACACAACGTTGACCACGCTGGGACTGCAGAGTGCGCATCTCAGTGCCAAGGGCATTGAAACACTCGCCTCGATTCTCACGTTtggcggcaacagcaaattgCAGCGCATCGATATTCGGGACAATAAACTAGAGGTCGAAAGTCTGAACATTATTGCCGAGGTGCTCAAGTCCAACAAGACCATCACTCAGATCGACATCAACGATGAGCCCAAGCGTCTAACG TTGCCCATTGTGCCGATAGTAAATGTTATACCGCCAACGCCTTTGCCCCAGGAGAGC ATTGGCAGCGATGCGCACTTGGACTACACTCGAGTGTTGGGCACCGTCCGTTCGATGTGCTCGCGCAATGAGAAGATGCAGGCCGAGGAGCTGGAGCTGGCAGAGATGGCGGCGAACGTGggcggcaacggcagcagcagcaacagcaacaataaccaaagcaacaacttAAACAAAATTGGCAGCAACAATTCGGCCATCAGCAATCGGTGTCGCAGCGGTTACTACTTGGGCTCGCGGAAGATCTCGCTGACGTGCCACAGTCGACCGCTGGTCGATGCAGCGACCGGAACGGTGATCGCATCGCCGGCCGCTGCCACAGCGGCAGTAACCACTGCGATGCCAACGCCGGCTGCCAAACTGGAGGTGAAGCGCAGGGCAAACTCAACGTCGTCGCGTCTGCGTTCGCCGGGTCCCAGTCCGCCCACGATATCGCCGTCCTCCTCGCCGAATCGCAGTCGGTTTCATGTGTCGCGCGTGGCCGAGCTGAGCAGTCCGGCCACCTCGCCGCTCGCCCAGCTGCCGCCACAGCATCCACCACAGCCGCAGCCACAACCGCCACCGACTACGACGCCACGCTCGGCCAGCAGCTGCATGAGCATCCCAGCTGTGGGCAGTCAGAGCAGCCTGAATGCCATTGCTGCTCTGCCATTGCCCACATCCAGTTCGTTGCCCTCGATGGCATCGGTCACCTCATCCACGCAGACGATTAAGCGACTCTCGGTGTCGCCGCGTTCCCGTTTCCATGTGTCCCGCATCTACGAGGATCCCCAGACGCCGCCCATCCACTTGCCACCGACGCCGATGCTGAAGTCAGCACGAAAAGCAGCCGCCGCCCAGCTGGCAGAGATCACAAGCACattggcaacggcaactgcgACGCCAGTCACAGTCACGGCCACAACGACAGCAGCGTTGCCCATCAGCAGTGTCATCATTGTGGAGCCTGAGCCAGCGAGTACAAATATTCAGGAGAAGGAggaccaacagcagcagcaacagccgcagGAAACGGAGCAGAAATTGTCGCCGCAGTGCAGCGTCAATTCGCCTAGCACATCGTCCAGTTCGTGCAGCAGTTCGCCCATCTCCTCCAGcaccaccaacagcagcagcagctgctgcagcaacagcagcgatgTCACCGATAGCtctgaggcagcagcagcggctgtaACTGTGCCCCCCGGCAAGAGTTGCCCGATTGCTGTCTTTGGCGACAATGACATTACGCTCACCAAGGATTCCGCAGAGAGTGTTGCACTCTCGGCTGCTGCCTCCAGTCAGGATGTCACAACCACGACGACGACTGCAGCTGCTCCAGCGCAGCCAGCTCAGCGAGCGCGGAAATCCTCGTGGATCGCCAATCCCACGACGGTGGATAAATTGCTGACGCTCTTCAATCCGAGTAGCATGTTCCAACGCAGCTCATCGCCAGAGTCGAAGGCGGTGCCAGTGTCAACGGCCACAGGAACTGGGGCGCCACTCACAAACAACGCACAGA ATacaaccaccacaacaacagtgCTGGGCGCCAGTGGAGATGTGAATGTAACGTTGTTGCCGACGCGGAAGACAACGCCGCCTGCGAGGAGCAACAGCTATGCAATTGGCAGCGGGGGAGCAACAGGTGCAGCGGCCGCAAGTGGAGCGGCAGCTGGAGAGAACGCAGCTGGGGGCAGCTCATTTCTGGATACCGCATCACGGCAATTGCGTGACTTTGGCAAGCAAGTGTTCCGCCAGAATTTGTCGTTCAACAACAGCGGCGACGGAATGATGGGTTTGATGACAGGATCCTCGCAGCTGGAGGCGAATAATGCCAGTGGAACGACGGTTATGTCGCCGGTGGCCGAGTCAGCGACGCCACCCGAATGCAATGCGATGCACATGCCGTTGAGTCTGAAGCGTGAACTCAAGGAGAACATATCGCCGGAGCATACGATCAATGAGGAGACGTTGCATACGCTGCAGAAACTATCGCGAGCCGCAGAGGATGTGACGCTGAAGGCGGAGGCAGCTGCCGAGTTGGGTGACATTGAGATTGTGATGCACAGCGAGGTGTCCGATTGTTTGCCAGAGGCGGACCCAGTGCAGCAGGAGGATGTGGGACAAGTTTAA